The proteins below come from a single Vitis vinifera cultivar Pinot Noir 40024 chromosome 9, ASM3070453v1 genomic window:
- the LOC100241236 gene encoding developmentally-regulated G-protein 2, translated as MGIVEKIKEIEAEMARTQKNKATEYHLGQLKAKIAKLRTQLLEPPKGSSGAGEGFEVTKYGHGRVALIGFPSVGKSTLLTLLTGTHSEAASYEFTTLTCIPGIIHYNDTKIQLLDLPGIIEGASEGKGRGRQVIAVSKSSDIVLMVLDASKSEGHRQILTKELEAVGLRLNKKPPQIYFKKKKSGGISFNSTVPLTHVDEKLCYQILHEYKIHNAELLFREDATVDDLIDVIEGNRKYMKCIYVYNKIDVVGIDDVDKLARQPNSVVISCNLKLNLDRLLAKMWDEMGLVRVYTKPQGQQADFDDPAVLSTDRGGCTVEDFCNHLHRNLVKEVKYVLVWGTSARHYPQHCGLSHILHDEDVVQVVKKKEKEDGGRGRFKSHSTAPARISDREKKAPLKT; from the exons ATGGGGATCGTAGAGAAGATTAAAGAAATCGAAGCCGAGATGGCGCGTACCCAGAAGAATAAAGCCACTG AGTATCATCTGGGTCAGCTCAAGGCAAAGATAGCAAAGCTAAGGACACAATTATTGGAGCCCCCAAAG GGTTCGAGCGGAGCTGGGGAAGGCTTTGAAGTGACAAAATATGGACATGGACGAGTCGCATTAATAGGGTTTCCAAG TGTGGGGAAGTCAACCCTTCTGACACTCTTAACCGGCACACATTCAGAGGCAGCATCATATGAATTCACAACACTTACTTGCATCCCTGGTATTATACACTACAATGATACCAAAATTCAGCTGCTTGACCTTCCTGGAATTATTGAAGGTGCTTCCGAAGGGAAGGGACGTGGTAGGCAG GTTATTGCTGTTTCCAAGTCATCAGACATTGTGTTAATGGTTCTTGATGCCTCAAAA AGTGAGGGTCATCGACAAATATTGACCAAAGAGCTGGAAGCTGTGGGTTTGCGTTTAAACAAAAAACCACCCCAA ATATActtcaagaagaaaaaatctgGGGGCATTTCTTTCAACAGCACTGTACCTTTGACTCATGTGGATGAGAAGCTTTGTTATCAAATTCTACATGAATACAAAATTCACAATGCTGAG TTGTTATTCCGTGAGGATGCCACAGTGGATGATCTTATTGATGTCATTGAGGGAAACCGTAAATACATGAAATGTATATATGTCTACAACAAGATAGATGTTGTTGGTATTGATGATGTTGACAAGTTAGCCCGGCAGCCAAATTCTGTTGTCATCAGCTGCAATCTGAAG CTGAACCTAGACAGACTGCTTGCCAAGATGTGGGACGAGATGGGGCTTGTAAGAGTTTATACAAAACCGCAAGGACAGCAGGCTGATTTTGATGATCCTGCAGTTCTCTCTACT GATAGAGGTGGATGTACCGTTGAGGACTTTTGCAACCATCTTCACCGGAATCTGGTGAAGGAAGTGAAATATGTGTTGGTGTGGGGTACAAGTGCGAGACACTATCCACAACATTGTGGCCTTTCTCATATTCTTCATGATGAAGATGTGGTTCAGGTTGTTAAGAAAAAG GAAAAGGAAGATGGAGGAAGAGGTCGGTTCAAATCACATTCAACAGCCCCTGCTCGAATATCTGACAGAGAGAAGAAGGCTCCCTTGAAGACATAA
- the LOC132254349 gene encoding RING-H2 finger protein ATL52-like translates to MMLLNYHDLLVAAIVGSGLAVYILFMIGWCVYQQLSHQEISQQRLNTSLGEKSFASRSLNRYLVSSFKYKKGINTPEDEASDADCVICLLGFEDGEDLQQLPRCNHSFHAPCINMWLYSHSDCPLCRESLEEVASEGNYP, encoded by the coding sequence ATGATGTTGCTCAACTACCATGACCTTCTGGTGGCCGCAATTGTCGGCTCTGGCCTTGCAGTCTACATTCTCTTCATGATCGGCTGGTGTGTTTACCAGCAGCTATCTCATCAGGAGATATCTCAACAGCGGTTAAACACTTCTCTTGGGGAGAAGAGCTTTGCTTCCAGAAGCCTAAACCGGTACCTGGTTTCCTCATTTAAGTACAAGAAAGGGATCAACACCCCCGAAGATGAAGCTTCTGATGCAGACTGTGTAATATGCTTGTTAGGGTTTGAAGATGGTGAAGATCTGCAGCAACTCCCACGTTGTAACCATTCCTTCCATGCACCGTGTATTAATATGTGGCTTTATTCTCATTCTGACTGTCCACTTTGCCGTGAATCTCTAGAAGAAGTGGCTTCAGAAGGGAATTACCCATAA